A genomic stretch from Streptomyces sp. QL37 includes:
- a CDS encoding PTS transporter subunit EIIC, whose protein sequence is MSANAAAASQRKWWNGPVQGLQKVGRSLQLPVAVLPAAGLLVSLGNLFDSSLHGAFWDKFAKVLLNGGTAILDGEVGLPLLFCIGVAIGFAKKADGSTALAAVVGFLVYRGVLAAFPVDDSVTEATPDGVPQNPGVLGGILIGLLTAVVWQRYHRTKLVDWLGFFNGRRLVPILMAFLCVILGVLFGLLWQPVGDALTWFAKQLIDLGSWGAAIFGFANRLLIPIGMHQFLNTFFWFQAGEFTGDDGGTVQGDISRFFAGDPSAGQFTSGFFPIMMFGLPAAALAIAHCARPERRKEVSGLMLSVALTSFVTGVTEPLEFSFLFVAPLLYGVHAILTGVSMGVTWAFGVHAGFSFSAGLIDYVVNWHLDTKPWLIIPIGLCFAVIYYVIFRFAITKFNLQTPGREPLEEEEKIEEDLTK, encoded by the coding sequence ATGAGTGCGAACGCGGCGGCAGCATCGCAGCGGAAGTGGTGGAACGGGCCGGTCCAGGGCTTGCAGAAGGTCGGCCGCAGCCTGCAGCTGCCGGTGGCCGTACTGCCGGCCGCGGGCCTTCTCGTCAGTCTCGGCAACCTCTTCGACTCCTCGCTGCACGGCGCCTTCTGGGACAAGTTCGCGAAGGTCCTCCTCAACGGCGGCACGGCGATCCTCGACGGCGAGGTCGGCCTGCCGCTGCTCTTCTGCATCGGTGTCGCGATCGGCTTCGCGAAGAAGGCCGACGGCTCGACGGCGCTCGCGGCCGTCGTCGGCTTCCTCGTCTACCGGGGCGTGCTGGCCGCCTTCCCGGTGGACGACTCGGTGACGGAGGCGACGCCGGACGGAGTGCCGCAGAACCCCGGGGTGCTGGGGGGCATCCTCATCGGGCTGCTCACCGCCGTGGTCTGGCAGCGCTACCACCGCACCAAGCTGGTCGACTGGCTCGGCTTCTTCAACGGGCGTCGGCTGGTCCCGATCCTGATGGCCTTCCTCTGCGTGATCCTGGGCGTGCTGTTCGGGTTGCTGTGGCAGCCGGTGGGTGACGCCCTGACGTGGTTCGCCAAGCAGCTGATCGACCTGGGTTCATGGGGCGCCGCGATCTTCGGTTTCGCGAACCGGCTGCTGATCCCGATCGGCATGCACCAGTTCCTGAACACGTTCTTCTGGTTCCAGGCCGGCGAGTTCACCGGGGACGACGGAGGCACCGTCCAGGGCGACATCTCGCGCTTCTTCGCCGGGGACCCGTCGGCGGGGCAGTTCACCTCGGGGTTCTTCCCGATCATGATGTTCGGCCTGCCGGCCGCCGCGCTGGCCATCGCCCACTGCGCCCGTCCGGAGCGGCGCAAGGAGGTGTCCGGGCTGATGCTGTCGGTGGCGCTGACGTCGTTCGTGACCGGGGTGACGGAGCCGCTGGAGTTCTCGTTCCTCTTCGTCGCTCCGCTGCTGTACGGGGTGCACGCGATCCTGACCGGGGTCTCGATGGGGGTCACCTGGGCGTTCGGCGTGCACGCGGGGTTCAGCTTCTCGGCCGGGTTGATCGACTACGTCGTCAACTGGCATCTGGACACGAAGCCGTGGCTGATCATCCCGATCGGGCTGTGTTTCGCGGTGATCTACTATGTGATCTTCCGCTTCGCGATCACCAAGTTCAACCTCCAGACCCCAGGGCGCGAGCCCTTGGAGGAGGAGGAGAAGATCGAGGAGGACCTCACGAAGTAG
- a CDS encoding PTS glucose/sucrose transporter subunit IIB: MGRPTHEQTREKDMASKAEKIVAGLGGIENIDEIEGCITRLRTEVHDPSKVDEAALKAAGAHGVVKMGTAIQVVIGTDADPIAADIEDMM; this comes from the coding sequence GTGGGCCGCCCCACGCACGAACAGACCAGGGAGAAGGACATGGCCAGCAAGGCTGAGAAGATCGTCGCCGGGCTCGGCGGTATCGAGAACATCGACGAGATCGAAGGCTGCATCACCCGCCTCCGTACCGAGGTCCACGACCCCAGCAAGGTCGACGAAGCCGCGCTCAAGGCCGCCGGAGCGCACGGCGTCGTCAAGATGGGCACCGCGATCCAGGTCGTCATCGGCACCGACGCCGACCCCATCGCCGCCGACATCGAAGACATGATGTGA